The segment ttaaatttaaatttaatatttttttcttgcctgAAGATAAATGTTTCtcgaaaaaagaattttcataaaaaacttttaaaaaaattaatcacattattaaatttcttaattttttttataatttttgcacaattttaaaaatttatttgattttattataatttttatattttttttattttttttttatttatttttatttaagtattaacttttatttttaaaataattttttatataatttttttatttaatttaaaatttaattcaataaaaaaagacaaaaatttttttcaaatcaagaaATAAAACGTCATAACAACTTAACCGCAATACTTAAAAAGACACGATCGTCTGACAGATATATCTTTTATTGATTCTCatatcaaacacaaaaaaaaacataaaaaatctattgttttatttattttctttcgttttttttcttcgacgcACGGAAAAATATACGGAGAAAAGTCGTAAACGTTTTTCGCGTGAAATTGATGCGGCGCGCGGTAGTAAGTTATGTGCATGCTAAATTGGtgcttttattcatttattattcagTTTACTTGTACAacatatcattttttatccattttatcAAAGTTACACACATTTATGTTTATTGATTTTGCCACGGCAGAGCTTCCTCCTCCtttgcctttttttcttaaaaacaacaaaaaaattgaaaaaaagttacgaacttgttcaaaagttttattattattttttttaaatgaaaaaattataatttctacTTTGGCTTCATGGTTTTTCAATAGATTTGGTGCAACTTTGATATGCAATTTATTATTCGTGCCGGCGTGTGTGAAGTAAACGAGTTTCGATGCACTCCGCATAATAACATAAAGTAAAGATAATGGTGCATTTTAAATCGCTTGGGACGGtaataaaagcaaattttctttttatttgttgcatGTTCGCTtctctttcttcttcttctattaTTGACTTTGCATGCGAAGCCCGTTTTcgttataaacaaaaaaaaaattcagaatttacTAGTGGCTTGAGATTGCGGGATTTCACTTGACGGATAAATTATTTGCGATTTTTcaataacgatcaaaaattcattttgttaTCTGTCTTTCTTTCGAAAAGGTTCAAGGTGAAaacgatataaaaaaaattctctggcaccaatttttattcgtctctaatttttattataatttcgtTTGGCTGTCATTATTGTCATTAAATATAGTGTTTAGCTGCGACTACGGGCAGGCACACCCCTCCGAAGAAACAACAGGTAGGCCATATGACaaaagaatttataaataaaatgtttttcttttctgttGACAATTCCgttgaaatgcattttttgtgtgcctcGTAGAACGGAAAAGTCATGAATGATTAGGATGAGGGGTTTTCAGGTCTGAGGATTTGTCCAAGTTTATTAaagctaatttatttattttttgttaaaatttatttatttttattatagttttttttttattaaaaaaattaatttaaaatttatttttttttaattttttttaaattcatttttttttattttttttttcccaatttttatttttttttattaattttaattttttttatttattttatttttttaatttttaaataaattaaatttttttaattattctcaAATAACGGAAAGAAGatacaaaaaatcgaagaaatttatatttttgtatttttttttaacgacctaaattttattttaagactaatatttaaaatttctgcttttagaaaaattgtcgaaatttttaaagtattagaattaataaataaaatttcatttacaaaaatactAATATAATGaggttaattaataattatttttaaataattaatttattaataataaaaatttaatgttgaggatttcactttaattttatttttaacttacttttcaattatttttataaaaaaaaattatttgttaaattaataaaataatgtaagctttaaaaaaaataatttttttaaataaagaaataataaaattactattacttttttattattaattatttttctattttttattattttattttaaattttatttaatttttaatatttttataataaatttatatttttttaaaatttttattttgtaaaaaattaaatttattttaatttaaatttaaattaaatgaaagcttaattattttcacaatttttatttttaattaattttattatactgttattatattgttttttaattaacctcgagaaaaaaagtaaaaatattttttttaaataaaaatcaaaatatcgtCACGTTTacattctattttaaaaacaaaatttgacaaataaattattatgacaAACTTGACCTGAATATCCctgatcaaattaaaaaatgaaaaacaccTGGCTCCTCCATTATAAAgttcacaacaaaaatttaattaaaattcgtcacttcatcatcatcatcatcatcataaccaTAAAACATGTTTCACATGTGAAGACGCGGGcagtcaaaaatatgaaaaacgaCTCCCgcgatatttgaaaattacagaaaacATTATTAACACGTTGACCGAAATGTTCGTATTCATTACCGCTTCACCGGGAGGTAGAcgcacgaaaaatttttattaaaatgtcaaaaaatattcccaCGTTATTTTTGGCAATTGATATACATTTAAACgcaatttacacttttttcatcatcatcatcatccaaaATCTCAACGACCTGCAATAATagtagaaaatataaattttttacaatttttgtattattctcgtttattattacacaaaaatattttgtttttattttttaatgactttgaaTGTGAATTGCGGTAAAATACATGAAATATGATGGATCGTTATCATGTATTTAGAGGCAACGAGGCATGGCTGTGGGGTAGGGAAAGAAGGAAAACTGTCGTTCGTGCTCTtgtcatgaaataaaaaaaaaaacttttgtcaaGCCACAAATGCATTTCTAACAGATTTTGCCTTAAATAATGTTGTTTTGTAACAACGAGAATCGTAAATATTAAAGGTATATCATTAATAATAGTATTATGTTGTTTAATATTATGgaaagtctttttttttgaggaatgtTATGTGATTTTGTCACGatgatgcatttttatttttatttatgtttgtataattatagaatttttagattgaagtaacatttgaaaaaataaaaaaaacattgtatataattaaaattttaatgtaaatatgtgataaaaagtatactttgtaattaaatatatgttttatttattttatgatattttttttattaaaaaaaaatatttttatactttaaataattatttcaaataaaaaatagtgaatTTGTCGCAATACAAAaaggacgaaaaaaattagtttgtaaaaaaaattaaaataaataattttaaaataataaatttaataaaaaaaataaaaataatttttattaataattaattcttattttatttattttataattaattattaatataaataatcaattattgaatataataatataaaaaaaatacaaaaattaaatattttttgtttaaaatttaacttgaaatacttaaTGTTAATTCATTACAATCATaatattattctaaaaatcataactttttatttaaatttttattttttttaataattttttttatcctctttaaaatgtttaacatatatatattttttttaataatataattttaaaaaaatatttattatatttaaaaaataataatgctttatttttttattatatttcacattaaaatatgtgttaaaaacatttttcataatttattgacaaaattttattctaattcaatcaattttttatgatatgttatataaaatatatttcacatTCCattgaaaataacaaaaaaaaaataaaattatttgtcatgtattttttttttatttttattcatattttttattatttgttaaaaactttatcatttttatttataattaataattttattttggttttaaattataacttttttttaacaaatcgtTCAATACATCATAAAGTAATAATCACTACATGGTACAAAATTACAATGTCTCGAAACTTACAAATGTtcgttaaatgtcaaaatgttcacatatttcataattttcacaaaattaataataataaatttgtatttccTTTCGAGCGACACGCTTTAGTTAGTTAAATATGTCACTGTCTttctaataatatattaattattattattttgcaatatTATTCGCGTTCACGTTTACattcacatttatttatatgtacTTTCCACCgacaatgagaaaaatattttaaattcgtgTCTTTCCCGTGCGCCAACCACTGATACACtgaattttcccaatgcaaaaagGGACTTGCTAGCTCATCAACACACATTCACACGTACCTACAGTAACTGTTACTGGTACATTatacgtgaaaaattttttttaaacaagcaCATAAATATGAGTGCTCAATCGcagtcaaaatataaatattctcACAATTTTCCTACGACAACGAACGACGACGTTAATGATGAATacctataaaataaaacatgctAAAGAGATCATAAAAGTTTCCGTCGCGAGCACGATAGTGGTATGGCATGAATGGCGGGAAAAGGAGCTTAGCATTAATGGTGTCGTAGATTTTACTGCAACATAccaataaattattagaataCACGCAAGCGATTGCTGGGTGccctttttttatcatcaagctcctcttttagtttttcattttagtttcTTTGTTGAAacgtttctctctcttttgttattttgaatCAGTAACGAGTGGCAGGTGAGTATCTCTCGCAAcgttctctctttttttgttttgccttTGACTCAAATTAATAATGTGTTATAAaggaaacaataaaaactgttgtaaaattactcaaaaaaaattgttaattatagTTTTGGACTTGGAAGGGTTGAAAAGGtactaaaaagaaattaatgcgACATCTAGTTAAtatgaaaagtaataaaatataattaaatgaagtcacgtgactacattataattttaaaaaaatgatgaaatgtcatttttgaGTTCATACTCGTTGACATGATGTAATACCAACTACCTAATCAAACAGTTTAACTAGACATTTTATgagctttttttcttttgtacggAACGTAAAGGGATTTTGCGTGTTATAATGTTTGACGTACTTCAAGTTTTATTGGACAACGCGCTCAATCCTTTCATAAAACATGCCTATGAATACGTTAATATTTAATCACTTTCCCACCTATAGACGTTGTAGTACCTTTCCTTTGTAAGTATTATGTAGTAAGGCGCAGAACGGAAGCAAAAACTATCCATTCATTGCTTTCGATGAGAGTTAGTTGTAGAACAAGCAAcagtttagaattttaaatgtacCTACCGATGTGCGagattttgaaagaatttacaatttttaggaGCTTTTTAATATACCTACTTTAAGTACTtgtcaagtaaaaattttagaaggacgatttaattaaaaataggcTTTTCTACTCAGTAAGAAATTTGGGCCTCAGGGTCTAAAATAAAagtgttttaaagttttcttaacagtttttcaactttttgtaggTTTTTTTGAGAAAGTTATTTTACAGGGTAATAAAACCGAAAATTTTGGCTGAGATtctcattttaatttctaaaattagttttcactaattttgcttaaatgaatctttcataatattttatagaagACCTTAATTACTATAGATATTGAGTCGACTAGGTATATCCTCTTTTTACTTAttgaacctttttttaaaGGGTAAAATACCTAGATTAAAAAAGattcccaaaaaattaaaggcgCATTGTTCGTGGCATGACATTGTTGAATGCGCAATCAAAGGATTGGTGACGTATTCCGTACATATAATGGGTTTTGGCGAAAGACCAGTGCATTTCTAGCAGAAGTATCGAGAATGCCATTCACGATTTTATATAGAAACATGCCATGAATCACACGTCTAAAAGCAAGGGGTCGCATATCTAAAACCTCAAGTCGTCGATCGTACTGCAAGTATGGTatcttaaactttttgaagAGATACCTTGAAAACCTCCGTTGAACTTTTCCGCTCTAGCAATGTGTTCTTTGTAATGCGGAGACCATATCTGTGTTGCGTATTCAAGTTGACTCCTGACAAGGGtgttaaaaagataaatgatagttttttggtttttggaATTTACGTGAGGCTCGGGGATTACAGAGCCCAGAGTTTTAAACGATTTCCTCATGATGTCATCTATGTGTTTGTCGAGTTTAAGTTTACTATTAAAGCGCACTCCCTAATCTTTGAAGTCGTTAACACGAGTCCTCAAGGGGACATAAATTTTACCTTCAATTGTGCAAAAAGCATTGATCGTACCAAAGAGACACTTTGAAGCCTTTTTCCTTAATGACCGCCACAAAAGCTATTACTTTCTACCTGTTCCTTGTCGCCGAACGACTACAAAGGGAAGTGCATACGTGGATATCATGTGTCTTCGACATTCTAGTTTTGGCGATCTTACTAccgttttcatttaatttgcaTGACGAGTAGgccaaattttgctttttagcTATTCCAAAGTTTCATATAAGATAAATTTGTGGTTTTAAAAAGATATGTAGACacatttatggaattttttggcaaataagCTTAGatcgaaattttcataattgacATCGTTGATATATTTTCTACTGACTTTAGATTGTTCTACTGGTTTTTGGTTTACAGAAGAGTTATTTGTATGCACTTGACTATAGAAGCTGCTAAGATGaccaaatattgatttaatgaAGActcttatcatttttcaagCATTTCATATTTCAAGAACAGCAACGTCATTGAAACGTGctaataaagttttttgtcaGGTTTCCTttcgttataaaatttttttttagatcatcAGTTCACAATATTTTCTTCAGAATTGACGGAGTTTATTCTTCTTcaattaaacgaaatttttcaaagttgacATAAAGCTGAAatctctgaaaaataaaatttgttaaaaaaaattagaaattcatcaaacataattttaaaaaatcttataaaattgtaaattcttacaaaaactCGCAGCTGTGGACCTTAATGACACTGTACCTATATACTTATTACAATCACCATGTCATTAAGTTCTAACAAGTGTCCCTTTATATACTTAGTTACGTGAGTGTCTTACATTTTActacaagaaatttattatttttataaaatgaagaaaaacctTCGTTAAATCCtatcttaaatttattcaatatttttttttttgcaaaattttacaaactttttttaatatatttacaaaattttgtgacGTGATAGcggaaacaaattaatttcaattcatcTGGAATCGTCctaactctaaaaaaaatcctattttTTAATCACAGTCTTAGTCattacatattaaaatattctatctaactacaaatttattttttttttataacaataatgaTCAAAATACAACAActtgtaattttctttttgttcgaAGTTAATTATGACACTTGAGTTTCACTTTTCTTTTCGGACGTGGTTTCAACTTGTTGCGTGTTATCGACATTTTCAGCTGTCTCATTTTTATCTTCTCGACGGAATATCGTGAAAATGCTCGATTGTGGATGTTTTTTCGTCGAAGTAGATTCTTCGGCGGTATCTTTGACGTAACCCAGGTTTTCGTGCATTTGTGTTCCGGGCTTTTCATCGGTATTTTCACCAGCTGGCGATGCTCCTTCGACTTGATCGAGATAAACGCGTTTTTTGAAAGGAAGGAAAGCGCAAGCCTTGCGAGCCAAAGGATGAACTAATTTCGATTCGTAATTGTCTTCGTCGGATTGTGTCAAGGCGCTTACAATAACTCCGATAATGACGGTGATTAATGTTCCAAAGACACTGTAGTACATGTAAGTAACGGAAAAGAGACCCGCAAGAGAGCTTTCTGGTTCGGGAGCGGGAGTGGTAGGAACTCCAAAAGTGTTGTAAGAATTGATCTCCAAGGGTTTGTTGGACATCAACCATGAGCTGTACATGTTCTTGTTCAAATTGGACAAAGTTTCGTTGGAACAACCATCAATCGAGGTGGGCAAAAGACTCTTTTTGGTCTTTCCGAGGGTCAAATTTCCCCAAACGAGCCATGTGGTGGTCATTTGAGCGACAATCATTCCCACGGAAGTTCCTTTCCAATTGGCAATTGGACACATAATGGCCAATACAAAAGCTCCCAACAACGATCCTGAAGTACTTGAAGTCATGAGCATACTTGCTTCAATAACCCCCGATAAAAGTCCCACGGTGAAGCCAACTCCCATGATCAAAACCGCATAAACGGTCCCCACAAACTTGATAATGTTCACTTGTTGCTTATCCTTCATATTTTTGAACGCTGGCAACTGCGACAAGAAATCTTCCCAAGTAACTGTCGCCAAAGAGTTCAAATTGCTAACTTGCAAGGCCAGAGCTCCGTTGAACAAACAAGCCATGAAAAGTCCTGTGAACCCGGGAAGATAATTGAACTCATTGTCAACGAAATAAGGCAAGAGCTCATCCTTCTTTTGAGTTATTCCAGCTTTCAAAGGGTCACAATTCCAGTACGTGGCGAAAATTCCAATTCCAGCAACCCATGAGAGGGAAAACAGCACGAAAATCATCGGGATGTTTGACATCATCATCTTGTTGATCTTTTTGAGAGATGGCATACTTAAGTAACGTTGAATGAAGTTTTGCTGGCAGCCGAACTGACTCATGGAGATGAAAAACTGACCCATCCATGCGGAAAGTGTATCAACGCGAACTGTCATGTCGCCGgtgaagttgaaaaaatccaaGCGacctgcaaaaaatttttgacgtcaGTTGCAGTTTTTCaaggttttgtttttgtttgaagtgagattttgtgagaaaagttaccgatttttataatttcaagcaaatttcatcacgaaaattttttttcatgaattccaAAGGTAAGAATTATATGagatctcattttttttaaattaatttaatttaattttttttacttattcttaatttttttaacttctttttcattttaaatttaatattgagaaaaatttaaatttcagtatgatttttttttttcaaaagttttaaatttattatgaatattcgtaaatttgtgaaaattttgacattttctaagttcattttttttagtgattttaaccttaaaattttaaaatattaactaaaaatattcaaaaatcatattttgttaaaaaagtatGACTCaaactgtaaaaattattttttttttaattttaaaaaattatttgtttaatattttcaaaaatactttttttaaaaattttcaaaaaatttttttttttaaattttcaaaaattatttttttacaaattttcaaaaattatttgtttaaaaattttcaaaaattattttttaaaaaattttcaaaaattattttttttttaattttttaaaagtgttcaaaaattc is part of the Culicoides brevitarsis isolate CSIRO-B50_1 chromosome 3, AGI_CSIRO_Cbre_v1, whole genome shotgun sequence genome and harbors:
- the LOC134834578 gene encoding sodium-coupled monocarboxylate transporter 1, with protein sequence MMFTKKFHELIWDYLVFVIFIIFSTIAPLWSNLRSSKTKKRVKSKANYVFAGSVGMFAMMLSIGRGTLGVRTFIGFPSELYYRGAEMWETLYGYISAYPVVCFLFIPVYFDLGITSVYQYLDMRFKSRLVRCLASGSFIIRQVMNQGITIYTPTVALNTVIGIPYWASLVGMTVISIIFNILGGLKHAIKADVIQVFTTIAVTIVIIIHGFYKGGGIAKTYTTNRDQGRLDFFNFTGDMTVRVDTLSAWMGQFFISMSQFGCQQNFIQRYLSMPSLKKINKMMMSNIPMIFVLFSLSWVAGIGIFATYWNCDPLKAGITQKKDELLPYFVDNEFNYLPGFTGLFMACLFNGALALQVSNLNSLATVTWEDFLSQLPAFKNMKDKQQVNIIKFVGTVYAVLIMGVGFTVGLLSGVIEASMLMTSSTSGSLLGAFVLAIMCPIANWKGTSVGMIVAQMTTTWLVWGNLTLGKTKKSLLPTSIDGCSNETLSNLNKNMYSSWLMSNKPLEINSYNTFGVPTTPAPEPESSLAGLFSVTYMYYSVFGTLITVIIGVIVSALTQSDEDNYESKLVHPLARKACAFLPFKKRVYLDQVEGASPAGENTDEKPGTQMHENLGYVKDTAEESTSTKKHPQSSIFTIFRREDKNETAENVDNTQQVETTSEKKSETQVS